The Camelina sativa cultivar DH55 chromosome 14, Cs, whole genome shotgun sequence genome includes a window with the following:
- the LOC104739468 gene encoding F-box protein SKIP24 isoform X4 codes for MSANEIPDELWRKILEIGVKSSAFSYKDLCCISITSRRLRRLSSDDCFWDLLLFHDFPTHIISASSSQSPTKFIYKTRFERDKERKLAAHRRALLRKESEISEWRRRIRELESRLSEEADRLQSASLEFSNLHKVRQASVALKVWQPEVVRGRQKQLVEQNAVPVEGRLRALEMEIKLCKQQIMGVNRQLREVKHRFDIAIKELESMKYHPLRDYKPIRSGDQGSTSKTKKLKTSINYSGDQVSNSKRKKLKTSINL; via the exons ATGTCGGCGAACGAAATACCCGACGAGCTATGGAGAAAGATTCTAGAGATTGGCGTGAAGTCCTCTGCTTTCTCCTACAAAGATCTCTGCTGTATCTCCATCACCTCTCGCCGTCTCCGCCGTTTGTCCTCCGATGATTGCTTCTGGGACCTTCTTCTCTTCCATGATTTCCCAACCCACATCATCTCTGCTTCCTCTTCTCAATCTCCAACCAAGTTTATCTACAAGACTAG GTTTGAGAGGGATAAGGAGAGGAAATTAGCTGCCCATAGGAGAGCTTTACTCAGGAAGGAGAGTGAGATTTCTGAATGGAGACGGAGAATTCGTGAATTGGAGTCTCGGTTATCAGAAGAGGCTGATAGATTACAGTCTGCTTCTCTGGAGTTTTCTAATTTGCACAAAGTGAG GCAAGCATCGGTTGCTTTAAAGGTTTGGCAGCCAGAGGTCGTACGTGGCAGACAAAAACAATTGGTTGAGCAAAACGCTGTTCCTGTTGAGGGTCGTCTGCGTGCACTTGAGATGGAGATAAAGTTATGCAAGCAGCAAATCATGGGTGTGAATAGACAACTT AGGGAGGTAAAACACCGATTTGACATAGCCATAAAAGAGCTAGAATCCATGAAGTATCATCCTTTACGAGATTACAAGCCGATACGTAGTGGAGACCAAGGAAGTACTAGCAAGACGAAGAAGTTGAAAACGAGCATTAACTATAGTGGAGACCAAGTGAGTAATagcaagaggaagaagttgaaAACAAGCATTAACT TGTGA
- the LOC104739464 gene encoding probable F-box protein At4g22165: MLKLKKTSNSKRRREEAKLSSMTLDELLSYDHERREKKARKRRNCLYWSELPPDLIHSVLQRLSLRDLQRAKSICSAWLSASRSCLPKSQDPWLIIFPNNNEDDMNMNRCKLFNPEEKDKLYSISQDLGVGGVCVATYGCWLLMRNPLFNLYMVNLLTGQRIDLPPVESQRGKTKLERIVDDKFHATQLTGSSQYYEADSIGLEINSPGLWIDEEARDYLVIFSFKIPTWPFDTQCAVICKKGDHSWREFPDGSPCSDMVYKHHKLYVYRYGAIQIFDFSGDSLIPLKAPETDAVYVAPFSFDDFRHESCLGLCDFEKTSIVVTVSGHVLMVVSVVTLFETWSFRIYKMCSCTKKWERLLYLDGEAILLDLGVTVPAIDFEGINDNSIYFSGLGINDSSIYFSGLGQDDKEDDIFIFNLKEETIKRPHQSVSSSLLYSCARWFLPGFSYKY, from the coding sequence ATGCTTAAGCTTAAGAAGACTAGTAATTCGAAACGGCGGAGAGAAGAGGCAAAGCTTTCATCTATGACCCTGGACGAACTTCTTAGCTATGATCATGAACGGCGCGAAAAAAAGGctaggaagagaagaaactgcCTTTATTGGTCTGAGCTTCCTCCGGATCTGATCCACTCTGTTCTCCAACGACTCAGCCTCCGCGATTTACAACGAGCTAAATCCATATGTTCGGCTTGGCTCTCTGCTTCGAGAAGTTGCCTTCCAAAATCCCAAGACCCATGGTTAATTATATTCCCTAATAATAACGAAGACGACATGAACATGAATCGCTGTAAGTTGTTCAATCCCGAGGAAAAAGACAAGCTGTACAGCATAAGCCAGGATCTGGGTGTCGGTGGTGTGTGTGTTGCCACGTATGGATGCTGGCTCCTCATGCGAAACCCTCTCTTTAATCTCTACATGGTTAACCTTTTAACCGGCCAGAGGATCGATCTACCGCCCGTGGAGTCACAACGTGGTAAGACAAAACTCGAGCGGATCGTAGATGATAAGTTCCACGCTACACAGCTGACTGGATCATCTCAATATTACGAAGCTGATTCTATAGGCTTGGAAATCAATTCCCCTGGACTATGGATAGACGAGGAAGCAAGAGACTATCTAGTTATCTTCTCTTTCAAGATACCTACGTGGCCCTTTGACACACAATGTGCCGTGATCTGCAAGAAAGGCGATCACTCGTGGAGAGAGTTTCCCGACGGCTCTCCCTGTTCTGACATGGTATACAAACATCATAAGCTTTACGTCTATCGCTATGGTGCTATCCAAATCTTTGATTTCTCTGGAGACAGCCTAATTCCCCTAAAAGCTCCTGAGACTGATGCTGTCTATGTTGCTCCATTCTCCTTTGACGATTTTCGTCATGAGTCTTGCCTAGGACTTTGTGATTTTGAGAAGACTAGCATTGTCGTCACAGTAAGTGGACATGTCCTGATGGTCGTGAGCGTAGTGACACTCTTCGAAACCTGGTCATTCCGCATCTACAAGATGTGTTCATGTACGAAAAAGTGGGAGAGGCTTCTTTATTTGGATGGCGAGGCAATTCTTTTGGATCTGGGTGTCACCGTGCCTGCCATAGACTTTGAGGGAATCAATGACAATTCCATCTATTTTAGTGGCCTTGGAATCAATGACAGTTCCATCTATTTTAGTGGCCTTGGTCAGGATGACAAGGAGGAtgatatttttatctttaatctCAAGGAAGAGACGATTAAACGACCGCACCAGTCTGTTTCTTCGTCGCTGCTATACTCTTGTGCGCGATGGTTCTTGCCAGGTTTCAGCTACAAGTATTGA
- the LOC104739468 gene encoding F-box protein SKIP24 isoform X1: MSANEIPDELWRKILEIGVKSSAFSYKDLCCISITSRRLRRLSSDDCFWDLLLFHDFPTHIISASSSQSPTKFIYKTRFERDKERKLAAHRRALLRKESEISEWRRRIRELESRLSEEADRLQSASLEFSNLHKVRQASVALKVWQPEVVRGRQKQLVEQNAVPVEGRLRALEMEIKLCKQQIMGVNRQLREVKHRFDIAIKELESMKYHPLRDYKPIRSGDQGSTSKTKKLKTSINYSGDQVSNSKRKKLKTSINCKFINISHFSSCTGVACSYCPNILPENVPENLLVLQSVTQCNVEEFYADMDCLKV; this comes from the exons ATGTCGGCGAACGAAATACCCGACGAGCTATGGAGAAAGATTCTAGAGATTGGCGTGAAGTCCTCTGCTTTCTCCTACAAAGATCTCTGCTGTATCTCCATCACCTCTCGCCGTCTCCGCCGTTTGTCCTCCGATGATTGCTTCTGGGACCTTCTTCTCTTCCATGATTTCCCAACCCACATCATCTCTGCTTCCTCTTCTCAATCTCCAACCAAGTTTATCTACAAGACTAG GTTTGAGAGGGATAAGGAGAGGAAATTAGCTGCCCATAGGAGAGCTTTACTCAGGAAGGAGAGTGAGATTTCTGAATGGAGACGGAGAATTCGTGAATTGGAGTCTCGGTTATCAGAAGAGGCTGATAGATTACAGTCTGCTTCTCTGGAGTTTTCTAATTTGCACAAAGTGAG GCAAGCATCGGTTGCTTTAAAGGTTTGGCAGCCAGAGGTCGTACGTGGCAGACAAAAACAATTGGTTGAGCAAAACGCTGTTCCTGTTGAGGGTCGTCTGCGTGCACTTGAGATGGAGATAAAGTTATGCAAGCAGCAAATCATGGGTGTGAATAGACAACTT AGGGAGGTAAAACACCGATTTGACATAGCCATAAAAGAGCTAGAATCCATGAAGTATCATCCTTTACGAGATTACAAGCCGATACGTAGTGGAGACCAAGGAAGTACTAGCAAGACGAAGAAGTTGAAAACGAGCATTAACTATAGTGGAGACCAAGTGAGTAATagcaagaggaagaagttgaaAACAAGCATTAACTGTAAGTTCATAAACATTTCTCACTTTTCTTCTTGTACTGGTGTTGCCTGTTCTTACTGTCCAAATATTCTCCCTGAGAATGTTCCTGAaaatcttcttgttcttcaaagTGTGACACAATGCAATGTGGAAGAGTTTTATGCCGATATGGACTGTTTGAAAGTATGA
- the LOC104739465 gene encoding presenilin-like protein At1g08700: MDSSSILDSLGVEIIGVMAPVSICMFLVVLLTYSLSVTSDPQIRTAANLIYIENPSDSATVKLEGSLLNAIVFVVLVAAVTFILVLLFYYNFTNFLKHYMRFSAFFVLGTMGGAIFLSIIQHFSIPVDSVTCFILLFNFTILGTLSVFAGGIPIVVRQCYMVVMGIVVAAWFTKLPEWTTWFILVALALYDLVAVLAPGGPLKLLVELASSRDEELPAMVYEARPTVSSGNQGRNRGSSLRALVGGAAGGVSDSGSVELQAVRNHDANQLGRGNSHNLDYNAVEVRDIDNVDGHGNEDRDVVERSPVVAISSEHSTAVGTRGNIEDRDTVMDEEMSPLVELMGWGDNREEPRGLEESDNVVDISNRGIKLGLGDFIFYSVLVGRAAMYDLMTVYACYLAIISGLGCTLILLAVYNRALPALPISIMLGVVFYFLTRLLMEPFVVGMTTNLMMF, translated from the exons ATGGATTCTTCTAGTATCCTTGATTCTCTCGGAGTTGAGATTATCGGCGTGATGGCTCCGGTCTCAATCTGCATGTTCCTCGTCGTCCTTCTCACCTACTCTCTCTCCGTTACCTCCGACCCTCAGATCCGTACCGCCGCCAATCTCATTTACATCGAGAATCCCTCCGACTCCGCTACCGTTAAGCTCGAAGGTAGTCTTCTCAACGCCATAGTATTCGTCGTCCTCGTTGCCGCCGTCACTTTCATCCTTGTTCTCCTCTTCTACTACAACTTCACCAATTTCCTCAAGCATTACATGCGCTTCTCCGCCTTCTTCGTCCTAG GTACGATGGGAGGTGCGATATTCCTATCGATAATACAGCATTTCTCAATTCCTGTTGATTCAGTCACCTGCTTCATATTGCTTTTCAATTTCACCATCCTGGGGACTTTGTCAGTGTTTGCTGGTGGTATACCAATTGTGGTGAGACAGTGTTATATGGTTGTTATGGGGATTGTTGTTGCAGCTTGGTTTACTAAATTACCTGAATGGACTACATGGTTTATCTTGGTGGCTTTAGCTTTGTATGATTTGGTTGCTGTTTTGGCACCTGGTGGTCCACTTAAGCTCTTGGTGGAGCTGGCTTCAAGCCGAGATGAGGAGCTTCCTGCTATGGTTTATGAAGCTAGGCCCACTGTCTCCTCGGGCAACCAAGGGAGAAACCGTGGCTCGAGTCTAAGGGCTTTGGTTGGTGGTGCTGCTGGTGGGGTTTCAGATTCTGGATCAGTTGAGCTGCAAGCAGTACGGAACCATGATGCAAACCAACTTGGAAGAGGAAATTCTCATAATCTGGATTATAATGCTGTTGAAGTGAGGGATATAGACAATGTGGATGGTCATGGTAACGAAGACAGAGACGTTGTTGAGAGGTCACCTGTGGTTGCCATATCCTCAGAGCACTCAACCGCAGTTGGAACCAGAGGAAATATCGAAGACAGAGATACTGTTATGGATGAGGAAATGTCTCCTCTTGTTGAGTTGATGGGCTGGGGAGATAATAGGGAAGAACCAAGAGGTTTGGAGGAGTCGGATAACGTTGTCGACATTTCAAATAGAGGCATCAAACTTGGTCTTGGAGACTTTATTTTCTACAGTGTTCTTGTTGGTAGGGCAGCAATGTATGATCTGATGACGGTATACGCCTGTTACCTTGCGATCATCTCGGGACTAGGGTGCACTCTTATTTTGTTGGCTGTGTACAACCGAGCTCTGCCTGCTCTTCCCATATCCATCATGTTGGGTGTTGTTTTCTACTTCTTGACGCGGTTATTGATGGAGCCGTTTGTTGTTGGGATGACAACTAATTTGATGATGTTCTGA
- the LOC104739468 gene encoding F-box protein SKIP24 isoform X2 translates to MSANEIPDELWRKILEIGVKSSAFSYKDLCCISITSRRLRRLSSDDCFWDLLLFHDFPTHIISASSSQSPTKFIYKTRFERDKERKLAAHRRALLRKESEISEWRRRIRELESRLSEEADRLQSASLEFSNLHKVRQASVALKVWQPEVVRGRQKQLVEQNAVPVEGRLRALEMEIKLCKQQIMGVNRQLREVKHRFDIAIKELESMKYHPLRDYKPIRSGDQGSTSKTKKLKTSINYSGDQVSNSKRKKLKTSINSVPAIHRNEDKLLHSESE, encoded by the exons ATGTCGGCGAACGAAATACCCGACGAGCTATGGAGAAAGATTCTAGAGATTGGCGTGAAGTCCTCTGCTTTCTCCTACAAAGATCTCTGCTGTATCTCCATCACCTCTCGCCGTCTCCGCCGTTTGTCCTCCGATGATTGCTTCTGGGACCTTCTTCTCTTCCATGATTTCCCAACCCACATCATCTCTGCTTCCTCTTCTCAATCTCCAACCAAGTTTATCTACAAGACTAG GTTTGAGAGGGATAAGGAGAGGAAATTAGCTGCCCATAGGAGAGCTTTACTCAGGAAGGAGAGTGAGATTTCTGAATGGAGACGGAGAATTCGTGAATTGGAGTCTCGGTTATCAGAAGAGGCTGATAGATTACAGTCTGCTTCTCTGGAGTTTTCTAATTTGCACAAAGTGAG GCAAGCATCGGTTGCTTTAAAGGTTTGGCAGCCAGAGGTCGTACGTGGCAGACAAAAACAATTGGTTGAGCAAAACGCTGTTCCTGTTGAGGGTCGTCTGCGTGCACTTGAGATGGAGATAAAGTTATGCAAGCAGCAAATCATGGGTGTGAATAGACAACTT AGGGAGGTAAAACACCGATTTGACATAGCCATAAAAGAGCTAGAATCCATGAAGTATCATCCTTTACGAGATTACAAGCCGATACGTAGTGGAGACCAAGGAAGTACTAGCAAGACGAAGAAGTTGAAAACGAGCATTAACTATAGTGGAGACCAAGTGAGTAATagcaagaggaagaagttgaaAACAAGCATTAACT CAGTTCCAGCAATACACAGAAACGAGGACAAGCTGTTACACTCAGAATCAGAATGA
- the LOC104739468 gene encoding F-box protein SKIP24 isoform X3, which yields MSANEIPDELWRKILEIGVKSSAFSYKDLCCISITSRRLRRLSSDDCFWDLLLFHDFPTHIISASSSQSPTKFIYKTRFERDKERKLAAHRRALLRKESEISEWRRRIRELESRLSEEADRLQSASLEFSNLHKVRQASVALKVWQPEVVRGRQKQLVEQNAVPVEGRLRALEMEIKLCKQQIMGVNRQLREVKHRFDIAIKELESMKYHPLRDYKPIRSGDQGSTSKTKKLKTSINYSGDQVSNSKRKKLKTSINFPAIHRNEDKLLHSESE from the exons ATGTCGGCGAACGAAATACCCGACGAGCTATGGAGAAAGATTCTAGAGATTGGCGTGAAGTCCTCTGCTTTCTCCTACAAAGATCTCTGCTGTATCTCCATCACCTCTCGCCGTCTCCGCCGTTTGTCCTCCGATGATTGCTTCTGGGACCTTCTTCTCTTCCATGATTTCCCAACCCACATCATCTCTGCTTCCTCTTCTCAATCTCCAACCAAGTTTATCTACAAGACTAG GTTTGAGAGGGATAAGGAGAGGAAATTAGCTGCCCATAGGAGAGCTTTACTCAGGAAGGAGAGTGAGATTTCTGAATGGAGACGGAGAATTCGTGAATTGGAGTCTCGGTTATCAGAAGAGGCTGATAGATTACAGTCTGCTTCTCTGGAGTTTTCTAATTTGCACAAAGTGAG GCAAGCATCGGTTGCTTTAAAGGTTTGGCAGCCAGAGGTCGTACGTGGCAGACAAAAACAATTGGTTGAGCAAAACGCTGTTCCTGTTGAGGGTCGTCTGCGTGCACTTGAGATGGAGATAAAGTTATGCAAGCAGCAAATCATGGGTGTGAATAGACAACTT AGGGAGGTAAAACACCGATTTGACATAGCCATAAAAGAGCTAGAATCCATGAAGTATCATCCTTTACGAGATTACAAGCCGATACGTAGTGGAGACCAAGGAAGTACTAGCAAGACGAAGAAGTTGAAAACGAGCATTAACTATAGTGGAGACCAAGTGAGTAATagcaagaggaagaagttgaaAACAAGCATTAACT TTCCAGCAATACACAGAAACGAGGACAAGCTGTTACACTCAGAATCAGAATGA